The Halorhodospira halophila SL1 genomic sequence CTCGGCCTTCCTGGCCGCAATCTTCGCCGGCGGCCAGCCCCAGGGGATGGTCTACGCCGACCGCCACCGCATCGACAACGCCCTCGACGAGGCGAGTTTCAAGGCCTTCCGGCGGCTCTGCGCCCTTGGCGGCCAGCGGCTCGCCGAGCTGTAACCGCCGCGGCCGCGCCGGTCAGCCCGGCGGCCAGGTCATCTGCCGACCACCGATCAGGTGGAGGTGCAAGTGGTGGACCTCCTGCCCGCCCTCGTCCTTACAATTAAAGACCGTGCGATAGCCGCGCTCGCCCAGGCCCTCCTGCTCGGCCAGGGTGCGCGCCACGGTGAACATCTCGTTGAGCAGCTCGCCGTCGGCGGCGGTCAGGTCGTGCAGCGTGGGCACGTGGCGCCGCGGGATGATCAGGATATGGGTCGGCGCCTGGGGGTGGAGATCGCGGAAGGCGATCACCTGCTCGCCGCTGTGGACGATCTCCGACGGCAGTTCGCCGGCGACGATCTTGCAGAAGATACAGTCGGTCATCGGTGTCTCCTTTTCCGGCCGATGCTCAGCCCTCGTAGTCCCGCCGCCCCATGAAGGCGTGGGAGAGGGTGCCCTGGTCCACCTGCTCGAGGGCGCCGCCCATCGGCACCCCGTGGGCGATCCGCGTGGTGCGCACCCCGCGCTCGGCGGCCAGGCTCTGGACGTAGTGGGCGGTGGCCTCGCCCTCAATGGTGGGGTTGGTAGCGAGGATGATCTCCTCGACCTCACCGGCCTCCAACCGCTGCTGCAGCCGGTCCAGCCCCAGCTCCTCCGGGCCGATGCCGTCCAGGGGCGACAGCGCCCCGCCGAGGACGAAGTACAGCCCCTGGAAGTCCGTGGCCTGCTCGAGGGCGAAGACGTCGGCGCTGCTCTCCACCACGCACAGCAGCGTCCGGCGGCGCTGCGGACTGGCGCACAGCCCGCAGCGCTCTTCCTCCGTGAGCAGGCCGCACTCGGGGCAGTGCCCCACCCCGTCCACCGCCCGCTGCAGGGCGTCGGCCAGCTGCCGGGCGCCGTCCCGGTCGCGCTGGAGCAGGTGCAGCGCCATGCGCTGCGCCGTCTTGGCGCCCACCCCGGGCAGCCGGCGCAGCCCCTCAACCAGCTCGCGCAGCCGCGGCGAGTAGACGCTCATCGGCTGCCGCTCAGAACGGCAGCTTCATCCCCGGGGGCAGGCCCATGCCCTCGGCCATGCCCGACATGCGCTCCTGGCTCTCGCGCTGGACCTTCTGCACGGCGTCGTTGACCGCCGCCGCCACCAGGTCCTCGACCATCTCGCGGTCGTCCTCGAACAGCGAGGGGTCGATCTCCACCTTGCGCACCTCGTTGCGCCCGGTCATCGTTACCTTGACCATGCCGGCCCCGGCCTCGCCGCTGACCTCCATGGCGGCGATCTCCTCCTGGGCCTTCTGCATGTCCTCCTGCATCTTCTGGGCCTGCTTCATGATGTTGCCGAGTCCGCCCTTCATCGCCTTCTACCTCGATCCTTGTCGCTACGGATGGTTGCCTTCGCCGTCCGCCGGCCGCACGCCGTGGAGCTGGCCGTCGAAGGCCTCGCACAGCCCCTGCAACGCCGGGTCCCCGGCCAGGGCCTGTTCGGCTTCGGCCTGACGCTCCTGCGCCTGCTGCCGCTCGGCCATCGCCGGCGTCCACCGGGTGGGGCCGATGTCGATCTGCAGGGTGATCGTCTCACCGAAGGCCTCGCCGAGGGCCGTCTGCAGCCGCTCACGCCGCTCGGCGTTGTTCAGGTATTCGTGACTCTCGTCCAGGCGCAGGATAACACGCGCCCCCTCGCGGCCGACCCACTCGCAGTGGGCGGCGATCATGCGCAGCGGGCCACTCAGCCCACCGACGATCTGCGTCCAGCGGGCCACCGCGTCCTCATCGGTCGCGCCCTCCGCACCCACGGCCTCGCCCGGGGGTGGCGCGGCCGGCTCGGGGGGCGCCACGCCGGCCGAGGCGTTCGCCGCGGGCCCGCCACCGGCCTGGGCACCGCCCCCGCCGGCCACCGGGGCGCCGCCATCCGTCCCCGAGCGGCCGCCGTCCGTCGGCGCCGCCACCCGGGGCGCGCCCTCCGCCGGGCGGAAGGCGTGCATGCGCAGCAGGGCCATCTCGAAGCCGGTGGCCGGATCCGGTGCGTAGGGCAGATCGCGGCGGGCGTTGACGCCGATCTGGTAGTAGAGCTGCAGATCCTCGGCATCGATGCGCTCGGCCAGGGCCAGCAGCCGATCGCGCTCGGGCTCGTCGTCGCCGATGGCCGACGGCACCTGCTGCGCCAGGGCCAGGCTGTGGACGGTGGCCACCAGCTCGGCCAGCGCCTCGTCAAAATCCGCCGCCACCTCGGCCATGTGCCGCGCCGCCGTCACCAGCGCCGCGCCGTCGCCGTCGGCCAGGGCGGTGAGCACCTCCAGCACGTGGCGGCGCTCGATGGCGCCGAGCATCGCCGCCACCTCGTCGTCCCGGGCCGCCCCCTCACCGAAGGCGAGGGCCTGATCGAGCAGGCTCAGGGCGTCGCGCAGGCTGCCGTCGGCGGCCCGGGCCAGCCGCGCCGCGGCGCCGGCGTCCACCGTCACCCCCTCCTCCTCGGCCAGAGCCAGCAGCCGATCGCGGATCAGGGTGCTGGAGAGCCGGCGCAGGTGGAACTGCAGGCAGCGTGAGAGCACCGTCACCGGCAGCTTCTGCGGGTCCGTGGTGGCCAGCAGGAACTTCACGTGGTCCGGCGGCTCCTCCAGCGTCTTCAACAGCGCGTTGAAGCTGTGGCTGGAGAGCATGTGGACCTCGTCGATGAGGTAGATCTTGAACCGCCCGCGGGTCGGGGCGTACTGGACGTTATCCAGCAGCTCGCGGGTGTCCTCCACCTTGGTGCGCGAGGCGGCGTCGACCTCGATCAGATCAACGAAGCGCCCGGCGTCCAGCTCGCGGCAGCTGTCGCAGGTACCGCACGGTTCGGCGGTGATGCCGTGCTCGCAGTTGAGGCACTTGGCGAGGATGCGCGCCACGGTCGTCTTGCCGACCCCGCGGGTGCCGCTGAACAGGTAGGCGTGGTGCAGACGGCCGTCGGCCAGGGCGTTGGCCAGCGCGCGCAGGACGTGCTCCTGGCCGGCCACGTCTTCGAAGCGGCGGGGCCGCCACTTGCGCGCAAGGGCTTGGTAGGTCATGCCGACGGCGGCTCCGGTTGGGTGGAGGCAGCCACACCAGCCACACCCCGGCGCCCGAGGATCGCTGCTGCCGCTGCTCCCTTCCGGGCCTGACGGGGTTCACAGCGACTCGTCGCGGGGGGACCGGTGCAGCCACCATCGCCTGGCGGAGAGGGAGGGATTCGAACCCTCGGTACCTTTCAGTACACGCGCTTTCCAGGCGCGCTCCTTCGACCGCTCGGACACCTCTCCTGAGTCGCCAATCGCCGTGACGATTGGAGCGCAAGAGCATAAGGCAAAGCGCGGAACGACGCAAACGCCGCCGGGCGATCGGCCCGTCCTCCCGGACGGCCGGCAAGGCTTTTTAACATGCTGATCTTGCGCCGGGCGCACCGGACATGTTCTAGTTGAAAAGCATGACCAAGCGAATAGGCGACGCACAGGCGTCCGCTTCCATTCAGCCGCTGCCCGGCCCGGGCTCCATTCAAGCTACTGATCCCCCAGTGGCCGCGGCGCGCTCACCCCGAAAATAAACTGCACCACGCTCCATTCAAACCGACGGATCAGCATGACCGAAAAACTCGTCGTAGAAGACCTCTACAAGATTTTCGGCCCGAAACCCGAACGGGCCATGGAGCTGCTGAAACAGGGCTATGACAAGGACGCGATCTTCCAGCGCACCGGCAATACCGTCGGTGTGCGGGAAGCGAGTTTCACCATCCACGAGGGCGAAGTCTTCGTCATC encodes the following:
- a CDS encoding YbaB/EbfC family nucleoid-associated protein, which encodes MKGGLGNIMKQAQKMQEDMQKAQEEIAAMEVSGEAGAGMVKVTMTGRNEVRKVEIDPSLFEDDREMVEDLVAAAVNDAVQKVQRESQERMSGMAEGMGLPPGMKLPF
- the recR gene encoding recombination mediator RecR, yielding MSVYSPRLRELVEGLRRLPGVGAKTAQRMALHLLQRDRDGARQLADALQRAVDGVGHCPECGLLTEEERCGLCASPQRRRTLLCVVESSADVFALEQATDFQGLYFVLGGALSPLDGIGPEELGLDRLQQRLEAGEVEEIILATNPTIEGEATAHYVQSLAAERGVRTTRIAHGVPMGGALEQVDQGTLSHAFMGRRDYEG
- the dnaX gene encoding DNA polymerase III subunit gamma/tau, with amino-acid sequence MTYQALARKWRPRRFEDVAGQEHVLRALANALADGRLHHAYLFSGTRGVGKTTVARILAKCLNCEHGITAEPCGTCDSCRELDAGRFVDLIEVDAASRTKVEDTRELLDNVQYAPTRGRFKIYLIDEVHMLSSHSFNALLKTLEEPPDHVKFLLATTDPQKLPVTVLSRCLQFHLRRLSSTLIRDRLLALAEEEGVTVDAGAAARLARAADGSLRDALSLLDQALAFGEGAARDDEVAAMLGAIERRHVLEVLTALADGDGAALVTAARHMAEVAADFDEALAELVATVHSLALAQQVPSAIGDDEPERDRLLALAERIDAEDLQLYYQIGVNARRDLPYAPDPATGFEMALLRMHAFRPAEGAPRVAAPTDGGRSGTDGGAPVAGGGGAQAGGGPAANASAGVAPPEPAAPPPGEAVGAEGATDEDAVARWTQIVGGLSGPLRMIAAHCEWVGREGARVILRLDESHEYLNNAERRERLQTALGEAFGETITLQIDIGPTRWTPAMAERQQAQERQAEAEQALAGDPALQGLCEAFDGQLHGVRPADGEGNHP
- a CDS encoding histidine triad nucleotide-binding protein, encoding MTDCIFCKIVAGELPSEIVHSGEQVIAFRDLHPQAPTHILIIPRRHVPTLHDLTAADGELLNEMFTVARTLAEQEGLGERGYRTVFNCKDEGGQEVHHLHLHLIGGRQMTWPPG